From the genome of Anticarsia gemmatalis isolate Benzon Research Colony breed Stoneville strain chromosome 13, ilAntGemm2 primary, whole genome shotgun sequence, one region includes:
- the dbe gene encoding KRR1 small subunit processome component homolog dbe — protein sequence MQNPDSDDEKQDVGPVENAWSMKIPKFTPEDNPHGLLEESKFATLFPKYREQYLKECWPLVQKVLKEHYIVADLDLIEGSITVKTTRKTWDPYIIIKARDLMKLLSRSVPFEQAVRVLDDEIGCDIIKINSFVRKKETFLKRRQRLIGPNGVTLKSIELLTECYVLVQGNTVSAVGPYKGLVQVRRIVEDTMKNIHPMYNIKSLMIKRELMKDPRLKNESWDRFLPKFKSKNVPRKQPKKKVTKKPYTPFPPPQQESKIDRELATGEYFLKDEQKRAKRRHEKEEQQAQVKRAKHEQRQKDFIPPEEKTDTATTSGAATEAQVDIDSFKSKMKKISKQQKATKLKKSET from the coding sequence ATGCAGAATCCAGATTCAGACGACGAAAAACAGGATGTTGGACCCGTGGAAAATGCTTGGTCTATGAAAATACCGAAATTTACACCAGAAGATAACCCACATGGTCTATTAGAAGAAAGTAAATTTGCAACATTATTTCCAAAGTATCGAGAACAATACTTGAAGGAATGTTGGCCGTTAGTGCAGAAAGTGTTAAAAGAACACTACATTGTCGCAGATTTGGATCTTATCGAAGGCAGTATCACAGTCAAAACAACTAGAAAAACATGGGatccttatattattatcaaagcaAGAGATTTGATGAAATTGCTGTCGCGAAGTGTCCCATTCGAACAAGCTGTAAGAGTTTTAGATGACGAGATCGGGTGTGATATCATTAAAATCAACTCATTTGTTAGAAAAAAGGAAACATTTCTGAAAAGAAGACAAAGATTAATTGGTCCTAATGGGGTTACTCTTAAATCAATTGAATTACTTACAGAATGCTATGTGCTGGTGCAAGGAAATACGGTCTCGGCTGTTGGACCATACAAAGGACTTGTGCAGGTCAGGAGGATAGTTGAAGATACAATGAAAAACATACATCCAATGTACAATATTAAAAGCTTGATGATCAAAAGAGAACTTATGAAAGATCCACGTCTAAAGAATGAAAGTTGGGACCGTTTTTTGCCtaaattcaaaagtaaaaatgtacctaGAAAACAACCTAAGAAGAAAGTTACTAAGAAGCCATACACACCTTTCCCTCCGCCTCAACAAGAAAGCAAAATTGATCGCGAACTTGCTACAGGAGAATATTTCCTTAAAGATGAACAAAAGAGAGCTAAACGTCGTCATGAGAAGGAAGAACAACAAGCTCAAGTTAAACGTGCCAAACATGAGCAGCGTCAAAAAGACTTCATACCGCCTGAAGAGAAAACTGATACAGCTACTACATCAGGTGCTGCAACAGAAGCACAAGTAGATATTGACTCGTTTAAGTCTAAAATGAAGAAAATTTCTAAACAACAAAAGGCAACCAAATTAAAGAAGTCAGAAACATAA
- the SerRS-m gene encoding seryl-tRNA synthetase, mitochondrial — protein MMKPFLKYVIGVIPKIKCKRPYSSTCMPEFDIHYYCNPKNAPEIENNIKIRKGVGDLGRVLDMYKVFKVTIPSNDLYPSVKNDFFKEISLLPNKTHPAVINNDDVQVMHEINKKRDFSDHKPLEFSEITRRMNLVRTDKLGNTCGHKSYYFLSELAELEEALIKYTVRKLVDSNFQFVSVPDILPSTVLENCGMSINTDRTQIYCLDSVHHGPDLCLSGTAEMSLAGLLMNSHHHAKDLPMKLAAVSRCYRAETSNVIEERGIYRVHQFTKVEMFIATTSDQSENMLEYIRKTQEDLFTPLGFNMRVLDMPPHELGAPAYRKYDIEAWMPGRNNYGEISSCSNCTDYQSRRLNIKYTDGEETSYVHTLNGTACAVPRMLIALLETHQDPKGKIFIPEVLQPYINGKKYITKNNLVPELKLLKVKR, from the exons ATGATGAagccttttttaaaatatgtgatAGGTGTcatacctaaaataaaatgcaagagACCTTATTCTAGTACATGTATGCCAGAATTCGATATACATTATTACTGTAACCCTAAAAATGCTCcagaaattgaaaataatatcaaaataagaaAAGGCGTTGGTGATCTCGGTCGTGTATTAGATATGTACAAAGTATTTAAAGTGACTATACCCTCAAATGATTTGTATCCATcagtaaaaaatgattttttcaaaGAGATCAGTTTGTTGCCAAACAAAACGCATCCTGCAGTGATAAACAACGATGATGTACAAGTGATGCATGAAATTAACAAGAAGAGGGATTTTAGTGACCATAAACCTTTAGAGTTCAGTGAGATAACAAGGCGAATGAATTTGGTCAGAACTGATAAATTAGGGAATACATGTGgtcataaaagttattatttcttGTCAGAACTTGCTGAACTAGAAGAAGCTTTGATAAAATACACTGTCCGTAAGTTAGTTGATAGCAATTTTCAGTTTGTGTCAGTGCCTGATATATTACCGAGTACAGTTTTAGAAAATTGTGGAATGTCAATTAACACTGATCGAACACAG ATATATTGTTTAGACAGTGTACATCATGGTCCTGACTTATGTCTGTCAGGTACAGCAGAAATGTCACTGGCTGGTTTATTGATGAATTCACACCATCATGCAAAAGACTTGCCTATGAAGCTTGCAGCAGTGAGCAGATGTTACAGGGCTGAAACTTCTAATGTCATTGAAGAAAGAGGAATTTACAG AGTTCATCAGTTTACCAAAGTTGAGATGTTCATTGCTACTACGAGTGATCAATCGGAAAATATGCTGGAGTACATAAGAAAAACACAGGAAGATCTATTTACACCATTAGGTTTTAACATGAGAGTCTTGGATATGCCTCCACATGAATTAGGTGCACCAGCTTACAG AAAATATGACATAGAAGCATGGATGCCAGGGCGCAATAATTACGGAGAAATATCAAGCTGCAGTAATTGTACAGACTATCAGTCTCGTagacttaatataaaatacacagaTGGTGAAGAAACAAGCTATGTTCACACACTAAATGGGACAGCTTGTGCTGTGCCCAGAATGCTTATAGCTTTACTAGAAACTCATCAAGATCCCAAAGGAAAAATTTTTATTCCTGAAGTACTGCAACCATACATCAATGGGAAGAAATATATTACCAAGAATAATTTAGTGCCTGAATTGAAACTGCTCAAAGTAAAACgataa